In Manduca sexta isolate Smith_Timp_Sample1 chromosome 23, JHU_Msex_v1.0, whole genome shotgun sequence, one DNA window encodes the following:
- the LOC115448462 gene encoding trypsin, alkaline B-like, which produces MRVLIALLALGLAEAAVPAKSSRIVGGFMTTIDQYPSLVALLFSWDGSTFQQTCGGVIVNSRNVLTAAHCLHGDPVNRWRIRAGSTFANRGGVVHILNTYIIHNNFNKWTLDNDIAIMRTVLTFAFNELTQAGSIAGPNYVVSQSQAVYAAGWGSTFVQDPPVEELRHAQMWIVSLATCRSRYRAIGRQVTDNMLCAGWLDMGGRDHCRGDNGGPLYHSGVVVGLVSWGEVCGSSHFPGVYVRVARFTHWIQANT; this is translated from the exons ATGCGTGTCTTGATCGCTCTACTGGCTCTGGGCTTAGCCGAGGCGG CCGTGCCGGCAAAGTCGTCGAGGATCGTGGGCGGCTTCATGACGACTATCGATCAGTACCCTTCCTTGGTTGCTTTACTGTTTTCGTGGGACGGGAGTACGTTTCAGCAGACTTGTGGTGGCGTCATCGTCAACAGTAGGAATGTGTTAACTGCTGCCCATTGCCTTCA CGGAGATCCGGTTAATAGGTGGCGTATTCGCGCTGGCTCTACTTTCGCTAATAGAGGTGGTGTAGTCCACATCCTAAACACATATATAATCCACAACAATTTCAACAAATGGACTCTCGATAACGACATCGCTATAATGCGCACCGTCCTCACGTTTGCCTTCAATGAACTCACGCAGGCCGGAAGCATCGCTGGCCCCAACTACGTGGTGTCTCAAAGCCAAGCAGTCTATGCCGCCGGCTGGGGTTCcactttt GTTCAAGACCCTCCAGTGGAAGAGTTACGACACGCTCAGATGTGGATCGTGAGCTTGGCCACGTGTAGGTCTCGGTACCGCGCTATTGGCCGTCAAGTCACAGACAACATGCTGTGTGCCGGCTGGCTCGACATGGGCGGTCGCGACCACTGCAGAGGTGACAACGGTGGGCCTCTCTACCACAGCGGGGTCGTCGTTGGACTGGTCTCCTGGGGAGAGGTCTGTGGCTCCTCACATTTCCCTGGTGTTTATGTTCGTGTCGCTCGATTTACTCACTGGATCCAAGCCAACACGTAA
- the LOC115448463 gene encoding trypsin, alkaline B-like — translation MRFVIGLLALGVSAVAAVPAKSPRIIGGSKTTIDQYPSLVALLFSWDGITFHQTCGGVILTSRSVLTAAHCLHGDPVNRWRIRSGSTFSNSGGVIHTLSTYIIHNNFNKWNRDNDVAIMRTNFNFVFNQFTQAGSIAGSNFLVPIQDPVYTAGWGSIYLNEPPVEELRHAQKLTVNLFACRFRYMTIGRAVTDNMMCAGWLEEGGRDHCRGDNGGPLYYKGVVVGVVSWGEVCGSTFFPGVYARVSRFTHWIQANT, via the exons ATGCGTTTCGTCATCGGTTTACTGGCTCTGGGAGTATCAGCCGTGGCTG CCGTGCCGGCAAAGTCGCCTAGGATAATAGGTGGCTCTAAGACGACCATCGATCAGTATCCCTCATTGGTTGCTTTACTGTTCTCGTGGGACGGGATTACGTTTCATCAGACTTGTGGTGGTGTTATACTCACCAGTAGGAGTGTCTTAACTGCTGCCCATTGCCTTCA CGGTGATCCAGTTAATAGGTGGCGTATCCGCTCTGGCTCCACTTTCTCTAACAGCGGTGGTGTGATCCACACTCTAAGCACCTATATAATCCACAACAATTTCAACAAGTGGAATCGCGACAATGATGTTGCTATAATGCGTACCAACTTTAACTTCGTATTCAATCAATTTACTCAGGCTGGAAGCATCGCTGGCTCCAACTTCTTAGTCCCTATACAGGATCCAGTCTATACCGCCGGCTGGGGTTCCATCTAT CTTAATGAACCTCCAGTCGAAGAGCTGCGACACGCTCAGAAGTTGACAGTGAACCTGTTCGCGTGTAGGTTTCGGTACATGACGATTGGCCGCGCCGTCACAGACAATATGATGTGCGCTGGCTGGCTCGAAGAGGGCGGTCGCGACCACTGCAGAGGTGACAACGGTGGACCTCTCTATTACAAAGGGGTTGTCGTCGGAGTTGTCTCCTGGGGAGAGGTCTGTGGCTCCACATTTTTCCCTGGTGTCTACGCTCGCGTGTCACGATTCACTCACTGGATCCAAGCCAACACATAa